A portion of the Pedobacter cryoconitis genome contains these proteins:
- a CDS encoding TonB-dependent receptor: protein MKLILQTILCLFLSIAVAKASNIKGHVYDQRTGEALVGASVRLENTTQTTLTGLDGSFEFKHVKSGSFTLKVSYLSYRTFTKQIEVEKEDNPSLNVYLSEDNTHDLSEIVIAAKQEGATERTARKIEQKSMQVMNVVSGRAMEISPDLTVANAIQRVSGVTIERSNNGDGQYAILRGMDKRYNYTLVNGIKIPSPDNKFRYVPLDIFPSELLERLEVYKSLTPNMEGDAVGGVINMVMKDAPSKLQVNANLATGYSQMLFDRKFLAFDAGAINSKSPYENNGRAYDAKAADFSKGTVDYKAKQADPNLVGGIAIGQRFLNNKLGVLIAGSYQNTYRGTNSTFFNSTVAETDKFSRITSMAERQFSEQQKRYGLHGKIDYNFNDRNKLSLVNSYVNLTSIQTRDQITTNFSTSEYNAATGSAEISYATRSRYTEQQIYNSTLHGEHTLIPKKLKVQWSAVYSTAKNDIPDETTISLNGTRSNFLDNRTTAKEIDHRWSRNTDEDKAGYLDITYTAAIAGIKVDFTAGGLYRDKQRSSFYNNYVLYPLNRAGLYGTDFMNYTDINWEVQNPKGAVANPLTYDASEKTTAGYGMFNFKIAKLEVIGGARIEHTNQGYNLLFPAGESNPAGSQVYTDLLPSLNLKYGLSKNENLRATYFRSLNRPGFYEIVPSKTITEEYQERGNPDLKRAIADNFDLRYELFPNSTDQLLVGAFFKNIKDPIEYTIQADATRGQDQYYTPGNFGTAKNYGLEVDYIKFFHKIGIKANYTYTHSRITTDKSSRIRTESGDLKLINVEQSRPLFGQSAHTGNLSLIYKDSKHGWDAQLAGSYTGERINTISQFVDNDLWQKGFIQMDASVEKKFKSNISFFIKAGNLLNTPNELFIKGKNSLNADLPKQKEDSNETLIRKDFYEQTYLIGLRYKL, encoded by the coding sequence ATGAAATTAATTTTACAAACGATTCTTTGCTTATTCTTAAGCATAGCGGTGGCAAAAGCCAGTAACATTAAAGGACACGTGTACGACCAGCGGACCGGAGAAGCCCTGGTTGGCGCTTCCGTAAGATTGGAAAACACAACACAAACAACCCTGACTGGTTTGGACGGTTCTTTCGAGTTCAAACATGTTAAATCAGGAAGCTTTACGCTCAAAGTTTCTTACCTCAGTTATCGAACCTTCACTAAACAGATTGAAGTAGAAAAGGAGGATAACCCTTCACTTAACGTGTATTTGAGTGAAGACAATACCCACGACCTAAGCGAAATTGTGATTGCCGCAAAACAGGAAGGCGCTACAGAACGCACAGCCAGGAAGATAGAACAGAAATCTATGCAGGTGATGAATGTGGTTTCTGGCAGGGCGATGGAAATCTCCCCGGATTTAACGGTGGCCAATGCGATACAAAGGGTATCAGGTGTAACCATTGAAAGAAGTAATAACGGAGACGGACAATATGCTATCCTGCGGGGAATGGATAAAAGGTATAACTATACTTTGGTAAATGGGATTAAAATACCAAGTCCTGATAACAAATTCAGATATGTACCCCTGGATATTTTTCCTTCAGAATTACTGGAACGTTTGGAAGTCTATAAATCGTTGACACCAAATATGGAGGGAGATGCTGTTGGTGGTGTAATTAATATGGTGATGAAAGATGCACCTTCAAAATTACAGGTGAATGCAAATTTGGCAACAGGATATAGTCAGATGCTTTTTGACCGCAAATTCCTTGCTTTCGATGCAGGTGCAATCAATTCAAAGTCCCCTTATGAAAACAACGGAAGAGCTTATGATGCTAAAGCTGCTGATTTTTCTAAAGGAACAGTGGATTATAAAGCAAAACAGGCAGATCCTAATCTGGTGGGTGGTATTGCTATCGGACAACGCTTTCTAAACAATAAACTAGGTGTATTAATTGCGGGAAGTTATCAGAATACTTACCGCGGTACGAACAGTACTTTCTTTAATTCAACCGTTGCTGAAACAGATAAGTTTTCAAGAATTACATCGATGGCCGAAAGACAGTTTAGCGAACAGCAGAAACGTTACGGATTACACGGGAAAATAGATTACAATTTTAATGATAGAAATAAACTATCGCTGGTTAACTCTTATGTGAACCTGACCAGTATACAAACCCGTGATCAGATCACCACAAATTTCTCTACTTCAGAATATAATGCGGCTACAGGAAGCGCAGAAATTTCTTATGCGACGCGTTCAAGATATACCGAGCAGCAGATTTATAACAGTACTTTGCATGGAGAACACACGCTGATTCCGAAGAAGTTAAAAGTACAATGGTCTGCAGTTTATTCTACTGCTAAAAACGATATTCCGGATGAAACAACGATCTCGTTAAACGGGACCCGCAGTAATTTCCTGGATAACCGGACTACCGCGAAAGAAATTGATCACAGATGGTCGAGAAACACAGATGAAGACAAAGCAGGCTATCTGGACATCACTTACACAGCAGCTATTGCAGGTATTAAAGTCGACTTTACAGCTGGCGGGCTTTACAGAGACAAGCAAAGAAGCAGTTTCTATAACAACTACGTACTTTATCCATTAAACAGAGCCGGTTTATACGGAACTGATTTTATGAACTATACAGACATTAACTGGGAGGTTCAGAATCCAAAAGGAGCAGTAGCCAATCCATTGACTTATGATGCTTCTGAAAAAACTACAGCCGGATACGGAATGTTCAATTTCAAAATTGCTAAACTGGAAGTAATCGGTGGAGCGAGAATAGAACATACCAATCAGGGATATAACCTGCTATTTCCTGCAGGTGAGTCAAATCCGGCCGGAAGCCAGGTTTATACAGATCTGCTTCCAAGTCTGAACCTGAAATATGGACTGAGTAAAAATGAAAACTTAAGAGCAACTTATTTCCGCTCACTAAACCGTCCTGGATTTTATGAGATCGTACCTTCAAAAACCATTACTGAAGAATATCAGGAACGTGGTAATCCGGATTTGAAACGTGCTATTGCTGATAACTTTGATTTACGTTATGAATTGTTCCCGAACAGTACCGACCAATTGTTAGTGGGTGCGTTTTTTAAGAATATCAAAGATCCGATTGAATATACTATCCAGGCAGATGCAACCAGAGGGCAAGATCAATATTATACGCCAGGTAACTTTGGAACGGCTAAAAACTACGGTTTAGAAGTAGACTATATCAAGTTCTTCCATAAGATAGGGATTAAGGCCAATTACACCTATACGCATTCAAGGATCACTACAGACAAAAGCAGCAGGATCAGAACTGAAAGTGGTGACCTGAAATTAATTAATGTAGAACAAAGCAGGCCTTTATTTGGTCAGTCTGCACATACCGGAAATTTATCGCTGATTTACAAAGACAGCAAACATGGATGGGATGCGCAATTGGCAGGTTCTTATACCGGAGAAAGAATCAATACCATCTCTCAGTTTGTGGACAATGATTTATGGCAAAAAGGATTCATCCAGATGGATGCTTCTGTAGAGAAGAAATTTAAAAGTAACATCAGTTTTTTTATTAAAGCTGGAAACTTGCTGAATACACCTAATGAGTTGTTTATCAAAGGTAAGAATAGCTTAAATGCAGACTTGCCGAAACAAAAAGAAGACAGCAATGAAACCTTGATCCGCAAAGATTTTTACGAACAAACTTACTTGATTGGCTTACGCTATAAGTTATAA
- a CDS encoding tetratricopeptide repeat protein, producing MIAVNCKFYLKTSILLFICLFQLNKIEAKSVPEEELKHTLALSNRFPDSAFIQLKKCYHQALADNNKKIIGICLQQMGKICYAQGHYAQSLEYHQQADKIFKQLNEQDLLADNLNDMGVVYYQNFNKKSSRKQYDQALRLYKITNNNIGLGETYGHLGHLYEKERRYDSAFYYQRHALKEYQKAGYKQGEAKIYENLGSIHEDLVRYDSAKYYFDESLKLYKAVNNEVSSIEVINNLGDIFRKTGDYKQALKYTRTALSLSIATKNEYQQASAYRDIAKSYNLTGQNDSAYYYMELSRKHVLHLYSDESNKQMSFLQIIYSIDKKNDEIAALENSKKVNLVISIAVVVVILLLIIMGALTISRQRLKLRENRAIAEKNQQLNLAQQQQLELKSRELTTHTLQVIQHNNFLDSLRTKLDEMIKEDKRDQKKQLQQLVRQLNQNINHDQQWKDFTQIFEQLHQSFFDSLKAHCEELTVNDIRLIALLKMNMSSKDMAVIFGISQDSLRVARYRLRKKLNIGQGDNLSTFIQTI from the coding sequence ATGATAGCTGTCAACTGCAAATTTTATCTTAAAACCTCGATTTTATTATTTATCTGTTTATTTCAACTGAACAAAATTGAGGCAAAATCAGTACCTGAAGAAGAACTTAAACACACCTTAGCGCTCAGTAACCGTTTCCCGGATTCTGCATTCATCCAGCTAAAAAAATGCTATCACCAAGCCCTCGCAGACAATAACAAAAAGATTATTGGCATATGCCTGCAGCAAATGGGGAAAATATGCTACGCTCAAGGACATTATGCGCAATCTCTGGAATACCATCAACAAGCGGATAAGATTTTCAAACAGCTGAATGAACAGGACTTACTTGCTGATAATCTGAATGATATGGGTGTGGTCTATTATCAGAATTTCAATAAAAAGTCTTCCAGGAAACAATATGACCAGGCACTGAGGCTCTATAAAATCACAAATAATAACATAGGATTGGGAGAAACTTATGGACATCTTGGTCACTTATATGAAAAAGAACGGCGGTATGACAGCGCTTTTTATTACCAGCGGCACGCTTTAAAAGAATATCAAAAGGCAGGGTATAAACAAGGCGAAGCAAAAATCTATGAAAACCTGGGGAGTATTCACGAAGACCTGGTTCGCTACGATTCTGCAAAATATTACTTTGATGAATCTCTGAAATTGTACAAAGCGGTAAACAATGAAGTTTCCAGTATTGAAGTGATTAACAATCTGGGTGATATTTTTCGAAAAACGGGTGATTATAAACAAGCATTGAAGTACACCAGAACTGCTTTAAGTTTATCCATCGCTACTAAAAATGAATATCAACAAGCTTCGGCCTACCGGGATATTGCTAAATCCTATAACCTGACCGGGCAAAATGATAGTGCTTATTACTATATGGAACTGAGCCGCAAACACGTCCTTCACTTATATTCTGACGAAAGTAATAAGCAAATGTCCTTTTTACAGATCATTTATAGCATAGATAAAAAGAACGATGAAATTGCTGCTTTGGAAAATAGCAAAAAGGTAAACCTGGTTATCAGTATAGCTGTAGTGGTCGTTATTCTGTTGCTGATCATTATGGGGGCATTGACTATTTCGCGTCAAAGGCTCAAGCTGAGAGAAAACAGGGCAATTGCAGAAAAGAATCAACAGCTTAATCTGGCTCAGCAACAGCAACTGGAGCTTAAAAGCAGGGAACTCACCACGCATACTTTGCAAGTGATACAGCACAATAATTTCCTCGATAGTCTGCGTACCAAGCTTGATGAGATGATCAAAGAAGATAAGCGGGATCAGAAAAAGCAATTGCAGCAATTAGTCAGACAACTCAATCAGAACATCAACCATGACCAGCAGTGGAAAGATTTTACCCAGATATTTGAACAATTGCATCAGTCATTTTTTGATAGTCTTAAAGCACATTGTGAAGAACTGACTGTAAATGATATCCGGTTAATCGCGCTGCTGAAAATGAACATGAGTTCTAAAGATATGGCGGTAATTTTCGGGATTTCTCAGGACAGCCTCAGGGTTGCCAGGTACAGACTAAGAAAAAAACTAAATATTGGACAGGGAGATAACTTGAGCACCTTTATTCAGACCATCTGA